In Nerophis lumbriciformis linkage group LG01, RoL_Nlum_v2.1, whole genome shotgun sequence, the genomic stretch tgtcaatcaacccatatgatttttgctgtaatatttttgttttgaaaagtcactgtgactgatagaaaagtgatggttttagcaacattttaacctgtctgaatgctaatagtcattttgcgtcggggggcgaaaccctgaaccctccaccaggactttgtcctggacctaccggggcctgcggcccttggaccctggctactaggtttttctgatttaaaagttggcaggtatggtgaggttataaagcttttgcctgttaaagaaaggagactgatccaatgcacagacattcgcgtgccacgctgtcacgacccagacgcacaccagtgcgcaatcatatgggagccgcgctgagcgcacctccaagcgcgtctcgctgccggcgacggccagatatgggcccacgctccagcgccatccattttcagggctagttgattcggcaggtgggttgttacacactccttagcgggttccaacttccatggccaccgtcctgctctctatatcaaccagggtgagccccacccctttcatgagcgcactacgcgcggagtgacccctgttacgcgcccccggcaacaggggtggcaagcaggtaagctgcgcgggcggagcgcgcggagtgacccatgttacgagcccccggccacgggggtggcgggcaggtaagctgcttacctgctgcgcgtgacgccggccgcggcgaaagcggacgaggcggggtgtcggtgcggtgggcgcggtagtgaccctggacgtgcgtcgggcccttctcgcggatcgcctcagctacggctcccggtggggccctctcgggggaaggggcctcggtcccggaccccggcgaggcgtcccttctccgctccgtaaaagtgtccatctcttttctttttttttcttctgttgtggcatatgcagcaggtgcctgctcgtttttcgtatgtgggtaacaacatttaactatgtatatatatttccgaattggtttaactgccacccgcaaaaaaaaaaaaaaaaaaaaaaattaatccgcccgacccgacccgcgagcggataaaatcttagtttttttaatttcatccgcccgatccgcggataatccgcggactccgcggttgtgtccgcaaaccgcgcatctctagtgtgtactaatttgtgtgtttgtatatcaGTGTATTCAGATCGCCGTACATGTGATTTAGACCCGTGCGCACGTGTTTTAAGTTGTCTCTGTGTCCCTAATCAAAAAGAACCCTTGATAGGCTATCTACTTACACAAGACTTAAGCGACACTTCTGCTGTGTAAGATTTGAGCGAGCGCATCAAATTTGTGAGCGTGTAATACAAGGTGTGCACGCGCATTCAGAAGTGTGTGCATGTAAAACAATCTGCGCGTGACTGTCTGAagtcaattacatttttttacatttgtggtACTAAGCAAGCCTTTTTGTTCCTCTGCCTGAGATTGATAAAGCAATGAGATAGAAATGATCCGAATAGCAAATTTAAGGGCGGATCCTGATTAGCGTGATGTCATCATCAAGGCCTTCATCATCAGATATTTGTGTGATGtcacctttttaaaaaattcgATGTGAGGTATTTAATTATTGCAGGCAGTGGCTCATGTTGTCAACGATGTCACTCGTTTGCTTTCTGCTAAAGGTACGTCGGTACAAATCATAGTAGTTCATATATCTTATACGGAGGTATAATAATAAAGCAGAAGGTGCATATGATGGACAACCCAGTTGATAAAATTGGGAAGATGGAGAACAAATCCGAGAAAAAGAGTGGCAGGACTAACTCCCAAATCAAACAAAATCATCAGTCAAAAATGGCGGAACCGGACAACTTTGATCGGTATCTGGAACAAAAGAAAGTCCAACGTGATGAAGCCATGGCGGTCAAGAGGTTGGAGAATCTGAAGTTGATGAAGGCCATAATAGCCCAGGAACGGAGGGTAAAAGGTCTAGAACTGGTCCTTGAGAGgcagaaattaattaatgaaaacttcCAAAAGATGGCAGAGAAGAAATTGGCTGAGGAAGCAGTCCGTTTTCAGAAACTGAGCAAGTACAAACAGATAAAAAGGGCTGAAATTGAGAAGCTTCAGGAGCAAATCGTGACCATGAAGAAGGAAATACCTGAGATTGAGCAGACGTTGAGCAAATATGAGCGCTACAAACGCAACATTTTTAAGCTGGCATCATCTGATACAGTTACTCAGCACAGCCTACCAGATCACCAGCAGGTGTTGGATCGGATGGAAAATCTAAGAGAACAGAACCAGTTCCTGCTGCCTTATGCTGTCAAAAATAATTACGCCCTGCTGGGGCAGCAGCAGAAGTTTGAAATGTCTAAGAAGAACAATGAGCAAAACCTTGAGAATCTCCGCTCTGAGATCAACAATGTGAAGGCCAAAATTGACGAAGAGACAAACACATCCTTAAAAATTTCTCAGATGGTGAAGCTCTATAAAGAAAATCGGAATGCAGAGCTAGAAAAAGAGTTGGACTCGCTGACTACAAAGGTGACAAAAGTGTATCGCTCTTGTTCTAATTCGAGTCATTTTTTAAACCCGTTGAAGAAGATGAAACATGTGGAGGAACAAGTGTTCATCTTGATGGGTAAAATTGATAGCATCCCGAAAGACACCCTAAGGAAAATGCAAAATAACTTATATCGAAAGAGAGTTCAGGAAGAAGAACAGAGGCTGCAGAAGGAAAGAGAGGACAAAAGGATGAGGAGGTCCCAACAAAGGTCCATGCCAAAACCCAAGAGTGCCGTAAAAGATGTCCGTCCCAAACGTGCCATGGTCCGATATAATAAAGTGGTTGCTCGTCCAAAGACCACCGGCAAGAAGGCCCAGGCtgcagagaaaaaaacaaaaacgcttGAAGATGAAATCTGGGAAGACGTGGTGCAGAGAGGGGACGCAGCATGTGTCCTTCTGCCACGGCTCATCACAGATAAAAATAAATCGGGCAAAAAGATCAAGGAACAAGCTGTCACAAACCCTGAACCCAAGCAACCGCGCAAAAAGCCTGTTAAATCTGACCTGCAGGCAACTCTGCCGTTTGTATCTGCAAAAGAGAAACCTGTGGAGGAACTTCTGCCCCCACCTTTCCCCATCCCAGCACCCATCTACTCAGACCCCCTGGGCCACCTACGAGTAGCCAAGCGAGATGCACCCTGCTTCCGCTCTCAAGGTATCAGCAAATCTTTGCTCCTCAGACTCGGCCAGAGCAACCTGCTGCCACTGTGGACATAAATGGGTGGCAAATAAATGGGCTGCAGACATTCACTGTTGCCATGGACAAATGGAGGCTGGCACAGTCAAGATCTGCCATGACTGAAAAACATGGAGGATGTTTGCCACGAGACACTTGTCAAGCGCTGCAAAGGCACCGAATCCTCGACTGGGCGGTTAGTTTGCAAGGCATATctgtaaggttttttttaaacctgcaGTTTTTACCACCAAACTGAAAGTGAATTGTTTTGATTGTCATTTGTGACTTTCTGTTAGGTCTACTTCAAACAATGTGAATCTATGAAGGGTTGTGCACGGTTAAGAATAAATATTTACTTTTCGCCATGACAGTTCTCTTAAATCAAGTGGCCAACCAGACTATGCTTCACCCACAGGACTTGAGTGGATCAGTATAACTGACATGTTTAGAACAGCCATTTGGTCCATATGCAAATTTTTTGTTGGTTAGATAAAAAGTCCATTTGCAAAAACATGTCTGGTTTCAAAATGTTTATGCTACTGTGGTCTGATAAATATGACCTTAAATGCATTGTGAAGAAAACTTATTATGAAAGCATTTAGCCTGGAATATACTGGCGTAGCTTGCGCAGGCAACGCCGTTGTGCCAACCTCCTCCTGCGTAGCCTCCCGCAAGGCCTCCGTGCACCGCTAAAACggagagctgtgattggtcagttttGGCCAATGAGGGTCCCTGAACACAAGCGAGCAGACTTTGTGCTCAaattatgaaatgaaaaaaaaaagtgattaaacATTTGCATGAAAACTGATATTGTGTACTTAATATCTCTGTGCGCTCTAAACATTTTTTAGCACGGGTTGTAGCCAATTCTGGTCTGTCCAGGGACCAGTGGTCCTTACCACTAGGGGCATTAAAGAGACTATCTGCTTCTCTATCATATTAGTTTGTAATAacaatttatatgtatatacgtgtgtatgtgcgtatgtgtatatatgtataaatatatacatatatgtatcttcttataaacaaatgtatgtgtatgaatatatacagtatgtggatatacatatacatgtgtgtatatacacatacgtacatgTAGCTTTCACAAAATTAAAACTCATGGTACCAGATTTTGCCCAATGAGTGCCACAACATAATTTATAAAGAAAGGGGTATAAATAGAATACTGCATTAAAAACAcagattaatatgtatatattataatagAAAATAGTGTTTTGATATGTAATTAAAGTGTTTGCAGTCTACAGTCTAATCTGTATCACACTGTGAATATTAAAAAACTACATTTCATTTGCACTGTATCCAGGGCCGTTGTATAGGGGGGGAGGGTGATGACAACTCTAAGGGCCCGCAACCCACTAGGGCCCACACATAGACCACAACAGCCTCTATGAAAAAACGATTATGGATACATTGACctaatgtacaaaaccccaaaccagtgaagttggcatgttgtgtaaattgtaaataaaacagaatacaatgatttgcaaatcctttccaacttatattcaattgaacagactgcaaagacaagatatttaattttttttttgcaaataatcatccatccatccattttctaccgcttattccctttggggtcgctggagcctatctcagctacaatcgggcggaaggcggggtacaccctggacaagtcgccacctcatcgcaggcaaataatcattaacttagaatttattggcagcaacatatagcaaaaaagttggcgcaggggcatttttaccactgtgttacatggccttttaacaacattcagaccaattttttaagattttcaggtggaattatttcccattcttgcttgatgtacagcttaagttgttcaacagtccggggtctccgttgtcgtatttgacgcttaataatgcgccacacattttcaatgggagacaggtctggactacaggcaggccagtctagttacccacactcttttactacgaagccacgctgttttaacacgtgcagaatgtggcttggcattgtcttgttgaaataagcaggggcgtccatgaaaaagacgttgcttggatggcaacatatgtttctccaaaacctgtatgtacctttcagcattaatggtgccttcacagatgtgtacgttacccatgtcttgggcactaatatacacccacaccatcacagatgctggcttttgaactttgcgcctataacaatccggaaggttctttttctctttggtacggaggccacgacgtccactgtttccaaaaacaatttgaaatgtggactggtcaggcCACTTTAcatcagtacatcttagatgaactcgggcccagcgaagccggcagcgtttccgggtgttcttgataaatggctttcactttgcatagtagagttttaacttgtacttacagatgtagtgacaaactatagttactgacagtggttttctgatgtgttcctgaacccatgtggtgatatcctttacacactgatgtcggtttttgatgcagtaccgcctgagggatccaaggtcacgggcattcaatgttacatgcagtgaaattccttgcaatagctagttgaaaaatgttgttctgaaactgttggacaatttgctcacgcatttgttcacaaagtggtgaccctcgccccatccttgtttgtgaatgactgagcatttcatggaagctgcttttatacccaatcatggcacccacctgttcccaattagcctgtttacctgtaagtaaataagtattggatgagcattcctcaactttctcagtcttttttgccacttgtgccagcttttttgaaacatgttgcaagcatcaaattccaaatgagaaaaaataataaagttttccagtttgaacattaagtatcttgtctttgcagtgtattcaattgaatatgggctgaaaatgatttgcaaatcattgtattctgtttttatttacaatttacaaaacttgccaacttcactggttttggggattGTAAGATGTAGTGTACAGTTGAGTCAAAATAATATGACCACAGACATTTATCCAGCTAAAAGAGCTCCAAAATGTCCAGAAAAGACAGGAAATAGTAAAGTCCATTCAAAGTCAATGGAGAGCACAGCTGTGCCACTGGTCACAACCATCTCATTAGCGCCCCTAGTGGTAGGGACCACTGGTTCCAGGACAGACCATAGAATCGGCTACAACCCCCTCTCAAATAATGACCGAATGTGTGTTTTTCAGCTTATCGTGTTGTTGTTGCGATCAGAAGTCCCAAAGTACAgcacttttctttctttctttagtttaacatgaacacacttacagcatcatacatcacacaatttcatatgatatcactttacatcatgtccgaaaaggagtaaatAAAtgggcttttctaccttcaaggtactcaaagagctttgacactatttccacattcacccattcacacactgatggcaggagctgccatgcaaggccctaaccacgacccatgaggagcaagggtgaagtgtcttgctcaaggacacaacggacgggaCGAGGTTGGTaggaggtggggattgaactaggaaccctcaggttgctgcaggggcgccgctagggattttgggccccatgaaaagaatctttacagggcccccaacacagcggcaaaattttttgatgctattttacatacaattatgcattttaatggtatttttgactatcattaccatatttttgaaagaagaacagcatcacagttgacatgtacagtaggggaagaactgagcactctgaatacaatggaattcattttgagtcatttatttgctgcaccactgattcttaaattggaaataaactcttattgaataagaacagcttgataaatgtttgactggattgattatttaactaatatagcagtaaaatgtaaaaatccagagttttcttGAGCTAACATGGTGAGAAAAGTGAGCTAGCTTATTACCACAGACAGGGACAAAGTTAATATGCATAACTTTCCACCACAACTAACAAACTCACctttatttttgaaaatattgggtGACATATTGTCGACCCTTCAACTCCTTCTCCGCTCTTATtttattttcctttcttttttggctGCCTGATTTTTTAGGCATACTGCTGTGTCCTCTGCTTTGCCCGCTGTGGCGCTGTCTGTGACAAATTGGTGCGCTACCTGCAGCTGATCCAGTCGGACTGAACCATTTTACGTaaatagagggggggggggccctgcaggggttgatgcttccaaaacaaataaaggtattgttaccaggacatggaaaataaaacatatgtgattatatgttagttaataacttagtgtcattatttttctgtattatgatttcatcatcattaggggcctctctgggcccccctccatcatgggcccctagaatccgtctcctttaccccccttttcggcgcccctgggttGCTGGCACGCCGTCTCCAgtgtaggaagaagcaaatcttaggtaggaagaagcaaagcttaagcttttaaaaaaattaaaaaaatgtattgtcaaTCTTGTGCTAGAAGTTCAATTCTGACACATATTCTTCTCGTGCACACgtctttttctctctcttacacacacacacttcacattCTCCGTCAATAATCTTTCAGGCACGgtatatttacaaacatttgtgaacccTCATCATGACCATACAGATTAACACCAGCATATTGTAatttccccaaagtaagaactgaactgggcaagaaagcatttaggttttcagcaccgaagacttggaataacctacaatcgaatattaaacttcaaacccttgttacgttgaatgagtttaaagcttctgtgaaaggactgcagtctaccttgtctgtatgcacatgtgtcatgtgagcaagttttaatgttgtaaatgtgatgttttatgtatttgtttactgtttttaatgtaaccttgctgctgccctcttggccaggtctcccttggaaaagagatctttgatctcaatgggattttacctggttaaataaaggctaaataataacttttttttttacaacagttATTTAGCAGTTCTATTTTCATGATAGACGTGTCTTGTCCCATGTATCAAACGGCCGAAAAAATAATAGCGCCCTCTGCCGCGAGTAGTTCAGAAGTTGCAGTCCATCTTCACAAAGGTATTTTCCTCTGGTTTATAAGACAATTGTCCATTAAAAGTAAAAGGATGATTTGGAATGATTAGTTCAAGTGTAGGCAGTacggtggaccaggggttagtgcatgtgcctcacaataccaaaGTCCTGAGTAGTCCCGGGCttcggatctttctgtgtggagtttgcatgttctccccgtgactgcgtgggttccctccgggtactccggcttcctcccacctccaaagacatgcacctggggataggttgattggcaacactaaattggccctcgtgtgtgaatgtgagtgtgaatgttgtctgtctatct encodes the following:
- the LOC140678885 gene encoding uncharacterized protein is translated as MMDNPVDKIGKMENKSEKKSGRTNSQIKQNHQSKMAEPDNFDRYLEQKKVQRDEAMAVKRLENLKLMKAIIAQERRVKGLELVLERQKLINENFQKMAEKKLAEEAVRFQKLSKYKQIKRAEIEKLQEQIVTMKKEIPEIEQTLSKYERYKRNIFKLASSDTVTQHSLPDHQQVLDRMENLREQNQFLLPYAVKNNYALLGQQQKFEMSKKNNEQNLENLRSEINNVKAKIDEETNTSLKISQMVKLYKENRNAELEKELDSLTTKVTKVYRSCSNSSHFLNPLKKMKHVEEQVFILMGKIDSIPKDTLRKMQNNLYRKRVQEEEQRLQKEREDKRMRRSQQRSMPKPKSAVKDVRPKRAMVRYNKVVARPKTTGKKAQAAEKKTKTLEDEIWEDVVQRGDAACVLLPRLITDKNKSGKKIKEQAVTNPEPKQPRKKPVKSDLQATLPFVSAKEKPVEELLPPPFPIPAPIYSDPLGHLRVAKRDAPCFRSQGISKSLLLRLGQSNLLPLWT